Proteins from one Dermacentor variabilis isolate Ectoservices chromosome 1, ASM5094787v1, whole genome shotgun sequence genomic window:
- the LOC142589073 gene encoding uncharacterized protein LOC142589073: MNAWVIVLALCALTSTAAAGGYGGGHGAIILAGHGGGYGGGGHGGYSKVVPGPSFLVSTVHHVHKISHGGAIIGGYDLVPHGGGHGGGYGGGYGGYGGHGW, from the coding sequence GTCATCGTATTAGCACTCTGCGCCCTCACATCGACGGCAGCAGCTGGAGGCTACGGCGGTGGCCATGGAGCGATCATCTTGGCTGGACACGGTGGTGGTTATGGAGGAGGCGGCCATGGCGGTTACAGCAAAGTTGTGCCTGGACCTTCATTTCTCGTGAGCACAGTGCACCACGTGCACAAGATCAGCCACGGCGGGGCCATCATCGGCGGATACGACTTGGTACCCCACGGCGGAGGACATGGAGGAGGCTATGGAGGTGGCTACGGCGGATACGGTGGACACGGATGGTAA